From Proteiniborus sp. MB09-C3, the proteins below share one genomic window:
- a CDS encoding YvrJ family protein — translation MEEVYSQIANLGFPIAVSVYLLVRIEGKLNKLTESITELSKVIAAKK, via the coding sequence ATGGAAGAGGTTTACTCTCAAATAGCCAATTTAGGTTTTCCAATTGCCGTATCAGTATATTTGCTTGTACGGATAGAAGGAAAGCTGAACAAGCTAACTGAAAGTATAACAGAGCTTTCAAAGGTTATAGCTGCTAAGAAGTAG
- a CDS encoding DUF2922 domain-containing protein — translation MAKKRLEMVFKNQKDKTSKLSLDNPKEDVAEADIKTAMENIVAANIFETADGDLVSVVSARIVSTDVEEIVL, via the coding sequence ATGGCTAAGAAAAGACTTGAGATGGTTTTCAAAAACCAAAAAGATAAAACAAGCAAATTATCTCTAGACAATCCAAAAGAAGATGTTGCTGAGGCAGATATCAAGACTGCTATGGAAAATATAGTAGCGGCGAATATATTTGAAACAGCAGATGGTGATTTAGTTTCAGTAGTGTCAGCAAGAATAGTAAGCACAGATGTAGAAGAGATAGTACTATAA
- a CDS encoding DUF1659 domain-containing protein gives MAVNAVIKETKLKLQLDGGLNEKGNPVVKSKTFSKVKTDAVNDNLFSVAESLAGLQEMPLIGIKRVDEIDLQQE, from the coding sequence ATGGCAGTTAACGCTGTTATCAAGGAAACAAAATTAAAGCTTCAACTTGATGGTGGTCTTAATGAGAAAGGAAACCCAGTAGTAAAGTCTAAAACCTTTTCTAAGGTAAAAACTGACGCTGTTAACGATAATCTTTTCTCAGTAGCAGAATCACTAGCAGGTCTACAAGAAATGCCTCTTATAGGTATAAAAAGAGTAGACGAAATTGATCTTCAACAAGAGTAG